A window of the Fuscovulum sp. genome harbors these coding sequences:
- the choW gene encoding choline ABC transporter permease subunit codes for MEWLTDTKIPVGKAAKAVFDWMNTNLGPLFDLISLVMEAMIDGILWVLQTPHPLIIIAAFIALTWYLQRSWKVCLGVLVGFLFILNQGYWEETTESLTLILAACVVCMGLGVPIGIAAAHRPRLYRAMVPVLDLMQTLPTFVYLIPAIVFFGLGMVPGLIATVIFVLPAPIRLTHLGISTTPQALLEAATAFGATPKQTLWKVELPYALPQIMAGLNQTIMLSLSMVVIAALVGANGLGVPVVRALNSVNSALGFEAGFIIVVVAILLDRMLRVTRK; via the coding sequence ATGGAGTGGCTGACAGACACAAAGATACCCGTCGGCAAGGCCGCCAAGGCCGTATTCGACTGGATGAACACCAATCTCGGCCCCCTGTTCGACCTGATCTCCCTGGTGATGGAGGCGATGATCGACGGCATCCTCTGGGTGCTGCAAACCCCCCATCCGCTGATCATCATCGCAGCCTTCATCGCGCTGACCTGGTATCTGCAACGGTCCTGGAAGGTATGCCTCGGCGTTCTTGTTGGTTTTCTCTTCATCCTCAATCAGGGGTATTGGGAAGAAACCACCGAAAGCCTGACCCTGATCCTTGCCGCCTGCGTCGTCTGCATGGGGCTTGGCGTGCCCATCGGCATTGCCGCCGCGCACCGCCCGCGCCTGTATCGCGCCATGGTCCCCGTGCTCGATCTGATGCAGACGCTGCCCACGTTCGTCTACCTGATCCCGGCCATCGTCTTCTTCGGCCTCGGCATGGTGCCGGGCCTGATCGCCACGGTGATCTTCGTCCTTCCCGCCCCCATCCGCCTGACGCATCTGGGCATTTCCACCACCCCGCAGGCCTTGCTGGAGGCTGCAACCGCCTTTGGCGCCACCCCGAAACAAACCCTGTGGAAGGTCGAACTGCCCTATGCGCTGCCGCAGATCATGGCGGGCCTGAACCAGACCATCATGCTGTCGCTGTCCATGGTCGTGATCGCCGCCCTTGTCGGCGCGAACGGCCTTGGCGTGCCGGTCGTGCGCGCGCTGAACTCGGTCAACTCCGCCCTTGGCTTTGAAGCCGGCTTCATCATCGTGGTGGTGGCCATCCTCTTGGACCGCATGCTCCGGGTGACGCGCAAATGA
- the choX gene encoding choline ABC transporter substrate-binding protein, translating to MFKHLLLASTASLALAGAAAAEGCDTVIFSDVGWTDITATTAATTLVLEALGYETETKVLSVPVTYTGLAEGDIDVFLGNWMPSMEADIAPYRDAGTVDTVRANLEGAKYTLATNEHGAALGITDFAMIKDHKDALGGQIYGIEPGNDGNRLVLEAIASPAFGMDGFEIVESSEQGMLAEVASKTEGGEPIVFLAWEPHPMNANFKLTYLTGGDDLFGPNFGGATIYTNTRAGYVAECPNTGKLLQNLSFTLPMENEIMGAILNDGADPRDAAKAWLTANPTVWEPWLEGVTTKDGGDAKAAVTAALQ from the coding sequence ATGTTCAAACACCTCCTCCTCGCCAGCACCGCATCGCTTGCGCTGGCCGGGGCCGCCGCTGCCGAAGGCTGCGACACGGTCATCTTCTCGGATGTGGGCTGGACCGACATCACCGCCACCACCGCCGCGACGACGCTCGTCCTCGAAGCGCTCGGCTACGAGACGGAAACCAAGGTCCTATCCGTTCCCGTCACCTATACCGGCCTCGCCGAAGGCGATATCGACGTGTTCCTCGGCAACTGGATGCCCTCGATGGAGGCCGACATCGCCCCCTATCGCGATGCGGGCACCGTCGACACCGTCCGCGCCAACCTCGAAGGCGCAAAATATACGCTCGCCACCAACGAACATGGCGCCGCGCTCGGCATCACCGACTTCGCGATGATCAAGGATCACAAGGACGCCCTCGGCGGCCAGATCTATGGCATCGAACCCGGCAATGACGGCAACCGTCTGGTGCTCGAGGCCATCGCCAGCCCCGCCTTCGGCATGGACGGCTTTGAAATCGTCGAATCGTCAGAGCAGGGCATGCTCGCCGAAGTGGCCAGCAAAACCGAAGGCGGCGAACCCATCGTCTTCCTCGCCTGGGAACCCCACCCGATGAACGCGAACTTCAAGCTGACCTACCTCACCGGCGGCGATGATCTGTTCGGGCCGAATTTCGGCGGCGCGACGATCTATACCAACACCCGCGCGGGCTATGTCGCCGAATGCCCGAACACCGGCAAACTGCTGCAAAACCTGTCCTTCACCCTGCCCATGGAAAACGAAATCATGGGCGCCATCCTCAATGACGGCGCTGACCCGCGCGACGCCGCCAAGGCATGGCTCACCGCCAATCCCACCGTCTGGGAACCCTGGCTCGAAGGCGTGACGACCAAGGATGGCGGCGACGCCAAGGCCGCCGTCACCGCCGCCCTGCAATAA
- the betI gene encoding transcriptional regulator BetI yields MPKLGMEPIRKAALVKATITEIGRVGSLDVTVSQIAKRAGMSSALAHHYFGSKEDMFLAAMRHVLTLYGAEVRGALAVATGPEARLRAILAASFSAGNFRREVVGAWLNFYVLAQTVPEAKRLLAIYQGRLRSNLMVCLRPLAGARAGEVAEGLGALIDGLYLREVLKSGPPDGPAAVAVALDYLNAQLKGRVA; encoded by the coding sequence ATGCCGAAGCTTGGGATGGAGCCTATCCGAAAGGCGGCGCTGGTCAAAGCCACGATCACCGAGATCGGGCGGGTCGGATCGCTGGACGTGACGGTAAGCCAGATTGCCAAGCGGGCGGGCATGTCGAGCGCGTTGGCGCATCATTATTTCGGATCAAAAGAGGACATGTTCCTTGCCGCGATGCGCCATGTGCTGACGCTGTACGGGGCCGAGGTGCGCGGGGCGCTGGCGGTGGCGACGGGGCCGGAGGCGCGTTTGCGGGCGATTCTGGCGGCCTCCTTCAGCGCAGGGAATTTCCGGCGCGAGGTGGTGGGGGCCTGGCTGAATTTCTATGTGCTGGCCCAGACGGTTCCCGAGGCGAAGCGGTTGCTGGCCATTTATCAGGGGCGGCTCCGGTCGAACCTGATGGTGTGTCTGCGGCCCCTTGCAGGCGCGCGGGCGGGCGAGGTCGCTGAAGGGCTGGGCGCGCTGATTGACGGGCTGTACCTGCGCGAGGTGCTGAAATCCGGGCCGCCTGATGGGCCGGCGGCAGTGGCGGTCGCGCTGGATTATCTGAATGCTCAATTGAAGGGACGGGTCGCATGA
- the betB gene encoding betaine-aldehyde dehydrogenase, with the protein MKAQPQGSHFVDGRYVEDSAGAPIKVIYPATGEVIAVLHEATASVVEAALASAKRAQGAWAAMKPVERSRILRRAADMIRERGEELALLETLDTGKPIQETRVADWPSGADSLEWFAGLAPTVTGETIPLGRDFVYTIREPLGVCVGIGAWNYPSQIACWKAAPALSLGNAMVFKPSEVTPLGALKLAEIFVAAGLPAGLFNVVQGRGAVGASLVTDPRVAKVSLTGSVPTGRRVYAAAADGVRNVTMELGGKSPLIVFDDASVEDAVGAAMLGNFYSAGQVCSNGTRVFVQKGIKGRFLARLAERTATILLGDPLEEATQMGPLVSAVQMDKVLGYMETAKAEGARLVCGGGRAAINTGYFVQPTVFADVTDSMTIAREEVFGPVMAVLDFDTEDEVIARANATEFGLAAGVFTADLTRGHRVIAQLEAGTCWINAYNLTPVESPFGGAKMSGVGRENGRAAVEHYTQVKSVYVGMGPVDAPY; encoded by the coding sequence ATGAAGGCGCAACCGCAGGGAAGCCATTTTGTCGATGGCCGCTATGTCGAGGACAGCGCGGGTGCGCCGATCAAGGTGATCTATCCGGCGACCGGCGAGGTGATCGCCGTACTGCATGAGGCCACAGCTTCGGTGGTGGAGGCGGCCTTGGCCTCGGCCAAGCGGGCGCAGGGCGCGTGGGCGGCGATGAAGCCGGTCGAGCGGTCGCGCATCCTGCGGCGGGCGGCGGACATGATCCGCGAGCGGGGCGAGGAACTGGCGCTGCTGGAGACGCTGGATACCGGCAAGCCCATTCAGGAAACGCGGGTGGCCGATTGGCCGAGCGGGGCAGATTCGCTGGAATGGTTCGCGGGGCTGGCGCCGACGGTGACGGGTGAGACGATCCCGCTGGGGCGGGATTTCGTCTATACGATCCGCGAGCCTTTGGGGGTTTGCGTGGGCATCGGGGCGTGGAATTACCCCAGCCAGATCGCCTGCTGGAAAGCGGCCCCGGCTTTGTCCTTGGGCAATGCGATGGTGTTCAAGCCGTCCGAGGTGACGCCGCTGGGGGCGTTGAAGCTGGCCGAGATCTTCGTGGCGGCTGGGCTGCCGGCAGGGCTGTTCAACGTCGTGCAGGGGCGCGGTGCGGTGGGGGCGTCCTTGGTGACCGATCCGCGTGTGGCGAAGGTGTCGCTGACCGGGTCGGTGCCGACGGGGCGGCGCGTCTATGCGGCGGCGGCGGATGGCGTGCGCAATGTGACGATGGAACTGGGCGGCAAGTCGCCGCTCATCGTGTTCGACGATGCGTCGGTCGAGGATGCGGTGGGCGCGGCGATGCTGGGGAATTTCTATTCCGCCGGTCAGGTGTGCAGCAATGGCACGCGGGTGTTCGTGCAGAAGGGGATCAAGGGCCGCTTCCTTGCGCGGCTGGCAGAGCGGACGGCGACGATCCTGCTGGGCGATCCGCTGGAGGAGGCCACGCAGATGGGGCCTTTGGTCAGCGCGGTGCAGATGGACAAGGTGCTGGGCTATATGGAAACCGCCAAGGCCGAAGGCGCGCGGCTGGTCTGCGGCGGTGGACGGGCGGCGATCAATACCGGGTATTTTGTGCAGCCCACCGTCTTTGCCGATGTGACCGACAGCATGACCATCGCGCGGGAAGAGGTGTTCGGCCCGGTGATGGCGGTGCTGGATTTCGACACCGAGGATGAGGTGATCGCGCGAGCCAATGCGACGGAATTCGGGCTGGCGGCGGGGGTGTTCACGGCGGACCTGACGCGCGGGCATCGCGTGATCGCGCAGCTGGAGGCGGGGACCTGCTGGATTAACGCCTATAACCTGACGCCGGTCGAAAGCCCGTTCGGCGGGGCCAAGATGTCGGGCGTGGGGCGCGAGAACGGGCGCGCGGCGGTGGAGCATTATACGCAGGTCAAATCGGTCTATGTGGGGATGGGGCCGGTCGATGCACCTTATTGA
- a CDS encoding threonine/serine dehydratase: protein MHLIDLPSPERIGVAHRALRGTVRLTPLIESDVLARDCGAARLFVKAEGLQRTGSFKLRGALWRLMQLTAEERARGVVAFSSGNFAQGLAAAGRDLGVPVTIVMPWDAPAAKREATVALGAEVVLSHHGDAPREVVAAGMARDLAAERGLVLLHPFDDVAVIAGQGTAAVEALAQMRDAGAVPDVVVCPVGGGGLMGGVSLMMRAAHPGVAIWGCEPVGHDGMGRSLRAGERVAAPGGPTLCDALQAPMPGVATFAACQAAGVTGLAVADAPVAQAMARAFEVLKLVLEPSGAVALAAVMGGQVPVAGKVVLVVASGGNVAFDRFADCLAMAGRTN, encoded by the coding sequence ATGCACCTTATTGATCTGCCCAGCCCGGAACGGATCGGCGTGGCGCATCGGGCGCTGCGCGGCACCGTGCGGCTGACACCGTTGATCGAATCCGATGTTCTGGCGCGGGACTGCGGCGCGGCGCGGCTGTTCGTAAAGGCCGAAGGGTTGCAGCGGACGGGGTCGTTCAAGCTGCGCGGAGCGCTATGGCGGTTGATGCAGTTGACGGCAGAGGAACGGGCGCGGGGCGTGGTGGCGTTCTCAAGCGGGAATTTTGCGCAAGGGCTTGCTGCGGCGGGGCGCGATCTGGGGGTGCCGGTGACCATTGTGATGCCGTGGGATGCGCCCGCGGCAAAGCGGGAAGCGACCGTGGCGCTGGGGGCCGAGGTGGTGCTGTCGCATCACGGTGATGCCCCGCGCGAGGTGGTGGCGGCAGGCATGGCGCGCGATCTGGCGGCAGAGCGGGGCTTGGTGTTGCTGCATCCTTTTGACGATGTGGCGGTGATCGCAGGGCAGGGGACAGCGGCGGTCGAGGCGCTGGCGCAGATGCGTGACGCTGGGGCAGTGCCGGATGTGGTGGTCTGCCCGGTGGGCGGCGGTGGGCTTATGGGGGGCGTGTCGCTCATGATGCGGGCCGCGCATCCCGGTGTGGCGATCTGGGGCTGCGAGCCGGTTGGGCATGATGGCATGGGCCGGTCGCTGCGGGCGGGCGAACGGGTGGCAGCACCCGGGGGGCCGACGCTGTGCGATGCGCTTCAGGCGCCGATGCCGGGCGTGGCGACCTTTGCCGCCTGTCAGGCGGCGGGGGTTACGGGGCTTGCGGTGGCGGATGCGCCCGTCGCGCAGGCCATGGCGCGGGCATTCGAGGTGTTGAAGCTGGTGCTGGAACCGTCGGGCGCGGTGGCGCTGGCCGCCGTGATGGGCGGGCAGGTGCCAGTGGCGGGCAAGGTGGTGCTTGTGGTGGCCTCGGGCGGGAATGTCGCCTTTGACCGCTTTGCCGACTGTCTGGCCATGGCCGGGCGGACGAACTGA
- the betA gene encoding choline dehydrogenase, which yields MSADFVIIGAGSAGSAMAWRLAEGGAMVTVIEHGGTDAGPFIQMPAALSYPMNMARYDWGFHTEPEPYLGGRVLATPRGKVIGGSSSINGMVYVRGHARDFDTWAEMGAQGWSYADVLPYFQRMEQWHGQRDGADPSWRGAKGPLHVTRGPRENPLFEAFIRAGEQAGYPVTRDYNGQQQEGFGPMEATIFNGVRWSAANAYLKPAIKTGKVQVIRALARRVVIEAGRAVGVEVERGGQIEVIPAAREVVVAASSINTPKILMLSGIGAGAHLREHGVEVVADRPGVGANLQDHLELYLQFASKQPITLYKYWNLMGKAVIGAQWLFTKKGLGASNQFEACAFIRSKAGVEYPDIQYHFLPIAVRYDGKVAAEGHGFQAHVGPMRSKSRGAVTLRSGDPAVAPKIVFNYMSHPEDWEDFRNCIRLTREIFGQEAMAGHVKHEIQPGAGVQTDAELDDFIRHHAESAYHPCGTARMGRRDDRMAVVDPECRVIGVEGLRVADSSIFPQVTNGNLNAPSIMVGEKAADHLLGRTPLPASNQEPWINPNWRVAQR from the coding sequence ATGTCGGCGGATTTCGTGATCATCGGGGCAGGTTCGGCCGGATCGGCCATGGCCTGGCGGTTGGCCGAGGGCGGGGCCATGGTGACGGTGATCGAACATGGCGGCACCGATGCGGGGCCGTTCATTCAGATGCCGGCGGCGCTGTCCTATCCGATGAACATGGCGCGCTATGATTGGGGATTCCATACCGAGCCGGAGCCCTATCTGGGTGGGCGGGTGCTGGCCACGCCGCGCGGCAAAGTGATCGGGGGGTCGTCCAGTATCAACGGGATGGTCTATGTGCGCGGCCATGCGCGGGATTTCGACACCTGGGCCGAGATGGGGGCGCAGGGGTGGTCTTATGCTGATGTGCTGCCCTATTTCCAGCGGATGGAGCAGTGGCACGGGCAGCGCGACGGGGCCGATCCCAGCTGGCGCGGCGCGAAGGGGCCGCTGCATGTGACGCGTGGGCCGCGCGAGAACCCGCTGTTCGAGGCGTTCATCCGGGCAGGCGAACAGGCGGGCTATCCGGTGACGCGCGACTATAACGGCCAGCAGCAAGAGGGGTTCGGGCCGATGGAGGCCACGATCTTTAACGGCGTGCGGTGGTCGGCGGCGAATGCCTATCTGAAGCCCGCGATCAAGACCGGGAAGGTGCAAGTCATCCGCGCGCTGGCGCGACGGGTGGTGATCGAGGCTGGCCGCGCTGTGGGCGTGGAGGTTGAACGCGGTGGGCAGATCGAGGTGATCCCCGCAGCGCGCGAGGTGGTGGTGGCGGCGTCCAGCATCAACACGCCCAAGATCCTGATGCTGTCAGGGATAGGCGCGGGCGCGCATCTGCGCGAGCACGGGGTGGAGGTGGTGGCAGATCGGCCTGGCGTGGGGGCGAATTTGCAGGACCATCTGGAACTGTATCTGCAGTTTGCCTCCAAGCAGCCCATCACGCTGTACAAATACTGGAACCTGATGGGCAAGGCGGTGATCGGGGCGCAGTGGCTGTTCACCAAAAAGGGGTTGGGTGCATCGAACCAGTTTGAGGCTTGTGCCTTTATCCGGTCGAAGGCCGGGGTGGAATATCCCGATATCCAGTATCATTTCCTGCCGATCGCCGTGCGCTATGACGGCAAAGTCGCGGCCGAAGGGCACGGGTTTCAGGCCCATGTCGGACCGATGCGGTCCAAATCGCGGGGGGCTGTGACGCTGCGGTCGGGCGATCCGGCAGTCGCGCCGAAGATCGTGTTCAACTACATGTCGCATCCCGAGGATTGGGAGGATTTCCGCAACTGCATCCGCCTGACGCGCGAGATTTTCGGGCAAGAGGCGATGGCGGGGCATGTGAAGCATGAGATTCAGCCGGGCGCCGGGGTGCAGACGGATGCAGAGCTGGACGATTTCATCCGCCACCATGCCGAAAGCGCCTATCACCCCTGCGGCACGGCGCGGATGGGGCGGCGGGATGATCGGATGGCGGTGGTCGATCCGGAATGCAGGGTGATCGGGGTAGAGGGGCTGCGCGTGGCCGACAGTTCGATCTTTCCGCAGGTGACGAATGGCAATCTGAACGCGCCGTCCATCATGGTGGGCGAGAAGGCGGCGGATCACCTGCTGGGGCGGACGCCGCTTCCGGCATCGAACCAGGAACCCTGGATCAACCCGAATTGGCGGGTGGCGCAGCGGTGA
- a CDS encoding thermonuclease family protein, producing MMLIIRSLIVLALLAGPTFALEGRARVVDGDTLELAGQKVRLFGIDAPELDQVCDRDGTPWACGTEARAMLAGIVGRARLTCTVQDVDRYGRAVAVCLRQDKDVAAQMVRQGGAIAYRRYSDRYVNAEVAARREGLGVWASDWIEPEAHRKAGAGAAQPVPEAGCAIKGNIGAQGRRIYHLPGQADYDATRINERAGERWFCSESEAQAEGFRRAAR from the coding sequence ATGATGTTAATAATTCGTTCACTGATCGTTCTGGCGCTGCTGGCGGGCCCGACCTTTGCCCTTGAGGGGCGGGCGCGGGTAGTGGACGGCGATACGCTTGAACTGGCGGGGCAGAAGGTACGGCTGTTCGGGATCGATGCGCCGGAACTGGACCAGGTCTGTGACCGGGACGGCACGCCCTGGGCCTGTGGGACAGAGGCGCGCGCCATGCTGGCCGGGATCGTGGGGCGCGCGCGCCTGACCTGCACGGTGCAGGATGTGGATCGCTATGGCCGCGCGGTGGCGGTTTGCCTGCGACAGGATAAGGATGTGGCCGCGCAGATGGTCCGGCAGGGCGGTGCCATCGCCTATCGCCGCTATTCGGACCGCTATGTGAATGCGGAAGTCGCAGCGCGGCGTGAGGGGTTGGGGGTCTGGGCGTCGGACTGGATAGAGCCGGAGGCGCATCGCAAGGCGGGCGCTGGTGCGGCGCAGCCGGTGCCAGAGGCTGGTTGCGCGATCAAGGGCAATATCGGCGCGCAGGGGCGGCGCATCTATCACCTGCCGGGGCAGGCGGATTATGACGCGACGCGGATCAACGAGCGGGCGGGGGAGCGGTGGTTCTGTTCCGAAAGCGAGGCGCAAGCGGAAGGATTTCGTCGCGCGGCGCGGTAA
- a CDS encoding DUF465 domain-containing protein, whose product MSNTPHDLYEDFPEKAEAIHAMKAKDAHFARMVEEYHEVNRAVHRAETLIEPTSAEHETELRQKRMRLKDAIWKQIAA is encoded by the coding sequence ATGTCGAACACGCCGCACGACCTTTATGAAGATTTCCCGGAAAAGGCCGAAGCGATCCATGCGATGAAGGCGAAGGATGCGCATTTCGCCCGGATGGTGGAAGAGTATCACGAGGTGAACCGTGCCGTGCATCGGGCCGAGACGCTGATTGAACCGACCTCAGCCGAGCACGAGACGGAACTGCGCCAGAAACGGATGCGGCTTAAGGATGCAATCTGGAAGCAGATTGCCGCCTGA
- a CDS encoding short-chain fatty acyl-CoA regulator family protein: MATQKLYAGAKLREIRGRLSLTQKTFADKLGVSLPYLNQMENNHRPVSASVVLALAQEFGLDVTELTVGESERLVSDMREALADPVFAQTTPPLADLRLAASNAPALARAFLDLHRAYRQTHERLASLDEALGREDASLRPSPWEEVRDFFHYCDNYIDAVDRAAENFAAPATPTGPATDITRIAIAALERRGITTVFTDQPETRRYDAASKRLALSNRTAVPTQRFQLLLQVALLTQNELIEATLDLARFATPEARDIAKIGLANYFAGAALLPYRAFQAAALETRHDLERLADLFGASIEQVAHRLATLQRPGAKGIPFFFVRVDQAGTITKRHSATRLQFARFGGACPLWNVHRAFETPGHFLRQLAETPDGVRYLCLARDVSKPGGAFLAPVRRYAIGLGCEITHAASLVYSDGLDLKGRFEPIGISCRICERRDCHQRSVPPLERRLKVDPDKRGLLPYDIAD; the protein is encoded by the coding sequence ATGGCCACACAGAAACTCTATGCCGGGGCCAAGCTGCGCGAGATTCGCGGCCGCCTGTCGCTCACGCAAAAGACCTTTGCCGACAAACTGGGTGTGTCGCTGCCCTATCTCAACCAGATGGAAAACAACCACAGGCCCGTTTCGGCCTCGGTGGTGCTGGCCTTGGCCCAGGAATTCGGGCTCGACGTCACCGAACTGACCGTGGGCGAATCCGAACGTCTGGTATCTGACATGCGCGAAGCCTTGGCCGATCCCGTCTTCGCCCAGACCACGCCTCCGTTGGCCGACCTGCGTCTTGCCGCCTCCAACGCACCCGCGCTGGCCCGCGCCTTTCTCGATCTGCACCGCGCCTATCGTCAAACACACGAACGCCTCGCCTCACTGGACGAGGCCTTGGGTCGCGAAGACGCCTCCCTCCGCCCCTCCCCGTGGGAGGAGGTCCGCGATTTCTTCCACTATTGCGACAACTACATTGATGCCGTTGACCGCGCAGCGGAAAACTTCGCCGCCCCCGCCACCCCCACCGGCCCTGCAACCGACATCACCCGCATCGCCATCGCTGCGCTGGAACGCCGGGGGATCACCACTGTCTTCACCGATCAGCCCGAAACCCGCCGCTATGACGCGGCCAGCAAGCGGCTTGCCCTGTCGAACCGCACCGCCGTGCCCACCCAGCGCTTTCAGCTTCTGCTCCAGGTCGCCCTGCTGACGCAAAACGAACTGATCGAAGCAACGCTGGACCTTGCCCGTTTCGCCACACCCGAAGCGCGCGACATCGCCAAGATCGGGCTGGCGAACTACTTTGCTGGTGCCGCCCTGCTGCCCTACCGCGCCTTTCAGGCCGCCGCGCTGGAAACCCGGCACGATCTGGAACGCCTCGCCGATCTGTTCGGCGCCTCCATCGAACAGGTCGCCCACCGCCTTGCCACGCTGCAAAGGCCGGGTGCCAAGGGCATCCCCTTCTTCTTCGTCCGCGTCGATCAGGCCGGCACCATCACCAAACGCCACTCGGCCACACGCCTGCAATTCGCCCGTTTCGGCGGGGCATGCCCGCTGTGGAACGTCCATCGCGCGTTCGAAACACCGGGCCATTTCCTGCGCCAACTGGCCGAAACCCCGGATGGCGTGCGCTATCTCTGCCTTGCGCGCGACGTGTCAAAACCGGGTGGGGCCTTCCTCGCCCCGGTCCGCCGCTATGCCATAGGCTTGGGCTGCGAAATCACCCATGCCGCCAGCCTCGTCTATTCCGATGGGCTGGATCTGAAAGGCCGGTTCGAACCCATCGGCATCTCCTGCCGCATCTGCGAACGGCGCGACTGCCACCAACGCTCCGTCCCGCCCCTCGAACGCCGCCTCAAGGTCGACCCCGACAAGCGCGGTCTCCTCCCCTACGACATCGCAGATTGA
- a CDS encoding multidrug effflux MFS transporter, with protein sequence MTNSRFLDRRTPPHIATLILMAGLSALTMNIFLPSLPGMAAWFNVPYGLMQLSVALYLALSALLQIVIGPISDRFGRRKVLLWSIALFLLATIGTLIAPDATTFLICRMAQAVIASGMVLSRAVVRDMVPDAQAASMIGYVTMGMSIVPMIGPVIGGLLDEAFGWQANFALLLILGLATLALVWADLGETATLRRVSLMDQIRTYPGLLRSRRFWGYVGCASFTSGSFFAYLGGAPYVGNVVFGLSSSEVGLLFAITAVGYLVGNFIAGRFSVRLGMNRMILWGTLASISGLAMLTLVTLAGVHSPYVFFGFTLALGLGNGMTLPNANAGMLSIKPELAGTASGLGGAIQIGGGAALAALAGTLLTEGATEMPLVLLMLASAILALFSILAVIRRARTLGLTA encoded by the coding sequence ATGACCAACTCCCGCTTCCTTGACCGCCGCACGCCCCCGCACATCGCCACACTCATCCTGATGGCGGGGCTATCGGCGCTGACGATGAACATCTTCCTGCCTTCGCTTCCGGGCATGGCGGCCTGGTTCAACGTACCCTACGGGCTGATGCAACTGTCCGTCGCGCTTTACCTCGCGCTTTCAGCCCTGCTGCAAATCGTCATCGGCCCGATTTCGGACCGCTTCGGTCGTCGCAAGGTGCTGCTCTGGTCGATCGCGCTGTTTCTGCTGGCCACCATCGGCACGCTCATCGCGCCCGATGCCACCACCTTCCTGATCTGCCGCATGGCGCAGGCCGTCATCGCATCCGGCATGGTGCTCTCGCGCGCCGTCGTGCGCGACATGGTGCCCGATGCGCAGGCCGCATCCATGATCGGTTACGTGACCATGGGCATGTCCATCGTCCCGATGATCGGCCCCGTCATCGGCGGCCTGCTGGATGAGGCATTCGGCTGGCAGGCCAACTTCGCCCTTCTCCTGATCCTCGGCCTTGCAACGCTTGCGCTCGTCTGGGCCGACCTTGGCGAAACGGCCACCCTGCGCCGTGTGTCGCTGATGGACCAGATCCGAACCTATCCCGGCCTGCTGCGCTCACGCAGGTTTTGGGGCTATGTCGGTTGCGCCTCCTTCACCTCGGGCTCCTTCTTCGCTTATCTCGGCGGTGCGCCCTATGTGGGCAATGTGGTCTTTGGCCTGTCCTCGTCCGAAGTGGGCCTGCTCTTCGCCATCACCGCGGTGGGTTATCTGGTCGGCAATTTCATCGCCGGGCGCTTTTCCGTTCGGCTGGGCATGAACCGGATGATCCTCTGGGGCACCCTCGCCTCCATCTCCGGTCTGGCGATGCTGACCCTCGTCACGCTGGCGGGCGTGCATTCGCCCTATGTCTTTTTCGGCTTCACCCTCGCCCTCGGCCTCGGAAACGGCATGACCCTGCCCAACGCCAATGCCGGGATGCTGTCGATCAAGCCGGAACTCGCAGGCACTGCCTCGGGCCTCGGTGGCGCGATCCAGATCGGCGGCGGCGCAGCACTGGCCGCCCTCGCTGGCACCCTGCTGACCGAAGGCGCGACTGAGATGCCGCTCGTCCTTCTGATGCTCGCCTCGGCCATCCTCGCGCTCTTCTCCATCCTCGCCGTCATCCGCCGCGCCCGTACCCTCGGCCTCACAGCTTGA
- a CDS encoding DMT family protein, with protein sequence MTQLPVPVITIGLLLASNIFMTFAWYGHLKYKSASLVLVILASWLIALPEYALQVPANRIGHSHFSAAELKTMQEVITLTVFAVFSVFYLKEPLTWNHAIGFAFIALGAFFIFHKWA encoded by the coding sequence ATGACCCAGCTTCCCGTCCCCGTCATCACCATCGGCCTTCTGCTGGCCTCCAACATCTTCATGACCTTCGCCTGGTATGGGCATCTGAAATACAAATCCGCCTCGCTGGTGCTGGTGATCCTTGCCAGCTGGCTGATCGCGCTGCCGGAATACGCGCTGCAAGTGCCCGCCAACCGCATCGGCCACAGCCATTTCTCGGCCGCCGAACTCAAAACGATGCAAGAGGTGATCACCCTCACCGTTTTTGCCGTCTTTTCCGTCTTCTACCTCAAGGAACCGCTCACCTGGAACCACGCCATCGGCTTTGCCTTCATCGCGCTGGGGGCCTTCTTCATCTTCCACAAATGGGCCTGA